In the Euphorbia lathyris chromosome 5, ddEupLath1.1, whole genome shotgun sequence genome, one interval contains:
- the LOC136229155 gene encoding protein LOW PSII ACCUMULATION 1, chloroplastic isoform X1: protein MASFMAHVSYVGPSHFYHRTSTKFFTLSCHFTNQSHKYALFTSITDNTRYRNWKKRKISSISCSAANKPSTPTDISSTAKIRSEVLTPFRSVRMFFYLAFIASGGLGGLIATTRLIAALTNPARAPEVPEMLQGLGIDIGAVSLFAFLYYRENTAKNAQIARLSREETLANLKLRVNDTRTIPVNSLRGIARLVICAGPESYILESFRLSEPFTESLLDRGVLVVPFATDGNLPSFDFDESEEMKDLTTKKKRLWQLNPSIISDWSKWIDEQKKLAGVSPESPVYLSLRLDGRVRGSGVGYPPWNALVAQLPPVKGMWSGLFDGFDGRV from the exons ATGGCTTCTTTCATGGCGCACGTTTCCTATGTTGGTCCCTCTCACTTCTATCACCGCACCAGCACCAAATTCTTTACCCTCAGCTGCCATTTTACGAATCAAAGCCACAAGTATGCTTTGTTCACTTCGATTACTGATAATACAAGATATAGAAACTGGAAGAAGCGGAAAATTTCCTCCATCTCTTGTTCTGCCGCTAATAAACCTTCCACTCCTACTGATATCAG TTCTACAGCCAAGATAAGAAGTGAAGTTCTCACTCCATTTCGTTCTGTTCGGATGTTCTTTTATCTAGCTTTCATTGCAAGTGGCGGTCTGGGAGGACTAATAGCAACAACACGACTGATAGCTGCACTAACGAATCCAGCAAGAGCACCTGAAGTTCCAGAGATGTTACAAGGTCTTGGCATAGACATAGGTGCAGTATCTTTATTTGCATTCCTATATTATAGGGAGAACACTGCTAAGAATGCACAAATAGCTAGGCTTTCAAGAGAGGAAACTCTTGCAAATCTTAAGCTCCGTGTGAATGACACAAGGACCATTCCTGTCAACTCTTTGAGAGGTATTGCTCGCCTTGTAATATGTGCTGGTCCTGAATCCTATATCTTGGAGTCATTTAGACTTAGTGAACCATTTACTGAGAGTCTCTTGGATAGAGGGGTACTGGTGGTGCCATTTGCAACAGATGGAAACTTGCCTAGTTTTGACTTTGATGAGAGTGAGGAGATGAAGGACCTTACAACCAAAAAGAAGAGACTCTGGCAGCTGAATCCTAGCATCATATCTGACTGGTCCAA GTGGATAGATGAGCAAAAGAAACTAGCTGGTGTCTCCCCTGAATCTCCAGT ATATTTGTCTCTGCGCTTGGATGGTAGAGTGCGTGGCAGTGGTGTTGGTTATCCTCCTTGGAATGCTTTGGTTGCTCAGTTGCCACCAGTTAAGGGAATGTGGTCAGGACTTTTTGATGGCTTTGATGGAAGAGTTTAA
- the LOC136229155 gene encoding protein LOW PSII ACCUMULATION 1, chloroplastic isoform X2, which translates to MFFYLAFIASGGLGGLIATTRLIAALTNPARAPEVPEMLQGLGIDIGAVSLFAFLYYRENTAKNAQIARLSREETLANLKLRVNDTRTIPVNSLRGIARLVICAGPESYILESFRLSEPFTESLLDRGVLVVPFATDGNLPSFDFDESEEMKDLTTKKKRLWQLNPSIISDWSKWIDEQKKLAGVSPESPVYLSLRLDGRVRGSGVGYPPWNALVAQLPPVKGMWSGLFDGFDGRV; encoded by the exons ATGTTCTTTTATCTAGCTTTCATTGCAAGTGGCGGTCTGGGAGGACTAATAGCAACAACACGACTGATAGCTGCACTAACGAATCCAGCAAGAGCACCTGAAGTTCCAGAGATGTTACAAGGTCTTGGCATAGACATAGGTGCAGTATCTTTATTTGCATTCCTATATTATAGGGAGAACACTGCTAAGAATGCACAAATAGCTAGGCTTTCAAGAGAGGAAACTCTTGCAAATCTTAAGCTCCGTGTGAATGACACAAGGACCATTCCTGTCAACTCTTTGAGAGGTATTGCTCGCCTTGTAATATGTGCTGGTCCTGAATCCTATATCTTGGAGTCATTTAGACTTAGTGAACCATTTACTGAGAGTCTCTTGGATAGAGGGGTACTGGTGGTGCCATTTGCAACAGATGGAAACTTGCCTAGTTTTGACTTTGATGAGAGTGAGGAGATGAAGGACCTTACAACCAAAAAGAAGAGACTCTGGCAGCTGAATCCTAGCATCATATCTGACTGGTCCAA GTGGATAGATGAGCAAAAGAAACTAGCTGGTGTCTCCCCTGAATCTCCAGT ATATTTGTCTCTGCGCTTGGATGGTAGAGTGCGTGGCAGTGGTGTTGGTTATCCTCCTTGGAATGCTTTGGTTGCTCAGTTGCCACCAGTTAAGGGAATGTGGTCAGGACTTTTTGATGGCTTTGATGGAAGAGTTTAA
- the LOC136229156 gene encoding photosystem I reaction center subunit IV A, chloroplastic-like, giving the protein MASCSMASAASGFLLTPNVAPNNTNNSGSKTTMVFFPSKTNNSRLVVRAAEESAAPAPATTAAPAATEAPKPKPPPIGPKRGTKVKILRKESYWFNGIGSVVAVDQDPKTRYPVVVRFDKVNYANVSTNNYALDEIEAVK; this is encoded by the exons atggctAGCTGCAGCATGGCATCTGCTGCTTCTGGGTTCTTGTTAACTCCTAATGTTGCACCCAATAATACCAACAACTCAGGTTCTAAGACCACCATGGTCTTTTTCCCTTCCAAGACCAACAATTCTAGGCTTGTTGTAAGGGCTGCTGAAGAGAGTGCTGCTCCGGCTCCCGCCACCACCGCTGCCCCTGCTGCCACTGAAGCTCCTAAACCTAAGCCACCACCGATTGGACCCAAGAGAGGCACTAAG GTGAAGATTCTCAGGAAGGAATCCTACTGGTTTAATGGCATAGGATCTGTTGTAGCTGTTGATCAG GATCCTAAAACACGCTACCCAGTTGTTGTTCGATTCGACAAAGTTAACTATGCGAATGTATCTACAAACAACTATGCATTGGATGAAATTGAAGCAGTTAAATGA